In Jatrophihabitans sp., one genomic interval encodes:
- the trpS gene encoding tryptophan--tRNA ligase: MTMTTPPVTGRVLTGDRPTGGLHLGHYFGTLANRVRLQRQGCELFVVVADYQVITDRDRPVSLPELRTSMVLDYLACGIDADTSVIFAHSAVPALNQLLVPFLSLVSTGELDRNPTVKQEIRTAGRPKVNGLMMTYPVHQAADILFCKAELVPVGKDQLPHLELTRSIARRFNDRYGPVFGLPEGLLGEVGTLLGLDGRKMSKSLGNGIALADDPDQVAAKIRRTRTDSERRISYQPRSRPEVATLLTLAGLCLGLDPRLVAERIGAGGAAELKRVVIDSVNDLLAPIRARRAQYGPPDAVQILRRGAERAREIADRTLAEVNAAMRMD, encoded by the coding sequence ATGACGATGACTACCCCGCCGGTGACCGGCCGGGTGCTGACCGGTGACCGCCCCACCGGCGGCCTGCACCTCGGGCACTACTTCGGCACGCTGGCCAACCGGGTCCGGCTGCAGCGCCAGGGTTGCGAGCTGTTCGTGGTGGTGGCCGACTACCAGGTCATCACCGACCGCGACCGGCCGGTGAGCCTGCCCGAGCTGCGCACCTCGATGGTGCTGGACTACCTGGCCTGCGGCATCGACGCCGACACCAGCGTGATCTTCGCGCACAGCGCGGTGCCGGCCCTGAACCAGTTGCTGGTGCCGTTCCTGTCGCTGGTGAGCACCGGTGAGCTGGACCGCAACCCGACCGTGAAGCAGGAGATCCGGACGGCGGGCCGGCCCAAAGTGAACGGGCTGATGATGACCTACCCGGTGCACCAGGCCGCGGACATCCTGTTCTGCAAGGCGGAACTGGTGCCGGTGGGCAAGGACCAGCTGCCGCACCTGGAGCTGACCCGGTCCATCGCGCGCCGGTTCAACGACCGCTACGGCCCGGTCTTCGGATTGCCCGAGGGCTTGCTCGGCGAGGTCGGCACGTTGCTGGGGCTGGACGGGCGCAAGATGTCGAAGAGCCTGGGCAACGGCATCGCGCTGGCCGATGACCCCGACCAGGTGGCGGCCAAGATCCGCCGGACTCGGACGGACTCCGAGCGCCGGATCAGCTACCAGCCGCGGAGCCGGCCCGAGGTCGCCACCCTGCTGACCCTGGCCGGGCTCTGCCTGGGCCTGGATCCGCGGCTGGTCGCCGAGCGGATCGGCGCCGGGGGAGCGGCCGAGCTGAAGCGGGTGGTGATCGACTCGGTCAACGACCTGCTGGCCCCGATCCGGGCCAGGCGGGCTCAGTACGGTCCTCCGGACGCCGTCCAGATCCTGCGACGCGGCGCCGAACGAGCCCGCGAGATCGCCGATCGGACCCTGGCCGAGGTGAACGCCGCGATGCGGATGGACTAG
- a CDS encoding Ku protein: MRAIWKGAVSFGLVNVPVRLFAATEENDIRFHQVHREDGGRIRYKRTCSICNEEVAFEEIAKGYETSDGQLVILTDEDLNQLPVATSHEIDVVEFVPSNQVDPILFAKTYYLEPDAKAAKPYALLREALIETERMAIVKVALRQKETLAVLRVRDKAILLQTMLWPDEIRKPDFAVLDADVELRPQELKMAASLVESMASDFEPEGFNDTYREAVIELIDAKLERGESAQLPDTGKKEKAGKTSEVVDLLTALQRSVDRARGVPTDDAAETGDGAKSADTAKAADTGKAADTGKPAKKAAAKKAPPAKKAPAKKAAAKAPAKKAASKSA, from the coding sequence ATGAGAGCCATCTGGAAAGGTGCGGTGTCTTTCGGGCTGGTGAACGTGCCGGTGCGGTTGTTCGCCGCCACCGAGGAGAACGATATCCGCTTCCACCAGGTGCACCGCGAGGACGGCGGCCGGATCCGTTACAAGCGCACCTGCAGCATCTGCAACGAAGAGGTCGCCTTCGAAGAGATCGCCAAGGGCTATGAGACCAGCGACGGTCAGCTGGTGATCCTCACCGACGAGGACCTGAACCAGTTGCCGGTCGCGACCAGCCACGAGATCGACGTGGTGGAGTTCGTGCCGAGCAACCAGGTCGATCCGATCCTGTTCGCCAAGACCTATTACCTCGAGCCGGACGCCAAGGCCGCCAAGCCCTACGCCCTGCTGCGAGAGGCGCTGATCGAGACCGAGCGGATGGCGATCGTGAAGGTGGCGTTGCGGCAGAAGGAGACGCTGGCGGTGTTGCGGGTGCGCGACAAGGCGATCCTGCTGCAGACCATGCTGTGGCCTGACGAGATCCGCAAGCCGGACTTCGCCGTGCTCGACGCCGACGTGGAGTTGCGCCCGCAGGAGCTGAAGATGGCTGCCTCGCTGGTCGAGAGCATGGCCTCGGACTTCGAGCCGGAAGGTTTCAACGACACCTACCGCGAGGCGGTGATCGAGCTGATCGACGCCAAGCTCGAGCGTGGCGAGTCCGCCCAGCTGCCTGACACCGGCAAGAAGGAGAAGGCCGGCAAGACCAGCGAGGTGGTGGACCTGCTCACCGCCCTGCAACGCAGTGTCGACCGGGCCCGCGGGGTTCCCACCGACGACGCGGCCGAGACCGGCGACGGGGCGAAGAGCGCTGACACGGCCAAGGCCGCTGACACCGGCAAGGCGGCTGACACGGGCAAGCCCGCGAAGAAGGCCGCGGCCAAGAAGGCGCCGCCGGCGAAGAAGGCTCCGGCCAAGAAGGCCGCGGCCAAGGCTCCGGCGAAGAAAGCAGCATCCAAGAGCGCCTGA
- the ligD gene encoding non-homologous end-joining DNA ligase yields the protein MLATPGPQPIGKDWQHEVKWDGMRVLADVSADGLRLLSRTGRDVTVSFPELDSVLAGVKDALIDGEIIALREGVPSFAALADRMHIADERRARELARTQPVTVMAFDLLRLYGVDLIQRPLVERRTSLDRLSLPEPTWRRSPIYDDGPALLAATLDQGLEGVVAKRRRSTYQPGRRSPDWVKTAHRLHQVCLVGGWRPETGAPEQIGGLLLGMPDGSGGLSFAGRVGSGISRTAGQDLKRLLGPLRLAGPPFSTEVPPLDATGATWCEPAVVVEVRHLGWTACDRLRQPVFRGVRTDLEPGEVRRES from the coding sequence ATGCTCGCCACACCCGGCCCACAGCCAATTGGCAAGGACTGGCAGCACGAAGTCAAGTGGGATGGTATGCGAGTACTGGCCGATGTCAGCGCCGACGGGCTGCGGTTGCTGTCCCGAACCGGCCGGGACGTGACCGTCAGCTTTCCCGAGCTGGACTCGGTGCTGGCCGGCGTCAAGGACGCCCTGATCGACGGCGAGATCATCGCGCTGCGCGAGGGGGTGCCGTCCTTCGCCGCGCTGGCCGACCGGATGCACATCGCCGACGAGCGCCGGGCCCGCGAGCTGGCCCGGACCCAGCCGGTCACGGTGATGGCCTTCGACCTGCTGCGGCTCTACGGCGTCGACCTGATCCAGCGGCCGCTGGTCGAGCGCCGGACCAGCCTCGACCGCCTCAGCCTGCCGGAGCCGACCTGGCGCCGGTCACCGATCTATGACGACGGCCCGGCGCTGCTGGCCGCCACCCTGGACCAGGGGCTGGAAGGCGTGGTGGCCAAGCGCCGCCGCTCGACCTACCAGCCGGGCCGGCGCAGCCCGGACTGGGTCAAGACCGCGCACCGCCTGCACCAGGTGTGCCTGGTCGGCGGCTGGCGTCCGGAGACCGGCGCACCGGAGCAGATCGGCGGGCTGCTGCTCGGGATGCCGGACGGCTCCGGCGGCCTCAGCTTCGCCGGCCGGGTCGGCAGCGGGATCAGCCGGACCGCCGGCCAGGACCTCAAGCGGCTGCTCGGGCCACTGCGGCTGGCCGGGCCGCCGTTCAGCACCGAGGTGCCTCCGTTGGACGCGACCGGCGCCACCTGGTGCGAGCCGGCTGTCGTGGTCGAGGTGCGCCACCTCGGCTGGACGGCCTGTGACCGGTTGCGCCAACCGGTGTTCCGGGGGGTCCGGACCGACCTGG
- a CDS encoding alpha/beta hydrolase — protein sequence MAHRLTTIKAADGRDLGVAQWGDPDGTAVLALHGTPGSRFGRPPDEDGLTRAGLRVVTYDRPGYGVSDRRPGRRVVDCVEDVAAIADALGIDRFAVTGGSGGGPHVLAVAARLGDRVTAAECRVGAAPFDAEDLDWWAGMDPENVREFGWAVEGEQVLQPNLARQAEADLARIAKDPSKILSDDWQLADADRDKLARPDVQRVFVEDMRSAYAAGVWGWVDDDLAFVTGWGFSLDEIKVPVTVRYGSQDVLVPAGHGAWLASHVPGATVVVHTEGGHLSDPDTRIEELRALVAAG from the coding sequence ATGGCACACCGACTGACCACCATCAAGGCAGCTGACGGGCGCGACCTCGGCGTCGCGCAGTGGGGTGACCCGGACGGCACTGCGGTGCTTGCCCTGCACGGCACTCCGGGCTCGCGGTTCGGCCGTCCCCCGGACGAGGACGGGCTCACCCGCGCCGGGTTGCGGGTGGTGACCTATGACCGGCCGGGCTACGGGGTCTCAGACCGCCGGCCGGGGCGGCGGGTGGTCGATTGCGTCGAGGACGTGGCCGCCATCGCCGACGCGTTGGGCATCGACCGGTTCGCGGTCACCGGCGGGTCCGGCGGCGGGCCGCACGTGCTGGCGGTGGCGGCCAGGCTCGGTGACCGGGTGACGGCTGCCGAGTGCCGGGTCGGCGCGGCGCCCTTCGACGCCGAGGACCTGGACTGGTGGGCCGGCATGGATCCGGAGAACGTTCGGGAGTTCGGCTGGGCGGTCGAGGGTGAGCAGGTCCTGCAACCCAACCTCGCACGGCAGGCCGAGGCGGACCTGGCGCGGATCGCGAAGGATCCGTCCAAGATCCTGTCCGATGACTGGCAACTCGCCGACGCCGACCGGGACAAGCTCGCCCGCCCCGACGTCCAGCGGGTGTTCGTGGAGGACATGCGCAGCGCCTATGCGGCCGGAGTGTGGGGTTGGGTCGACGACGACCTGGCTTTCGTCACCGGCTGGGGCTTCAGCCTCGACGAGATCAAGGTGCCGGTCACCGTGCGCTACGGCTCGCAGGACGTCCTCGTCCCGGCCGGTCATGGCGCCTGGCTGGCCTCGCACGTTCCGGGGGCGACGGTCGTCGTCCACACCGAAGGCGGCCACCTCTCCGACCCCGACACCAGGATCGAGGAACTGCGCGCCCTGGTCGCGGCCGGCTGA
- a CDS encoding exodeoxyribonuclease III, whose translation MRIATWNLNSVKARLPRLLSWLELRQPDVLLVQETKATEQSWPAAELEAQGYESAHLGSGRWNGVGILSRVGLSDVTRGLPGQPSFDGAVEDRALGATCAGIRLWSLYVPNGRTVGHQHFEYKLRFLDAVRAQCAAERAALGAGTPYGLLGDFNVAPLDQDVWDIVAFDGSTHVSAPERAAVAAIQQASPTDPLVDLMPRASIDPEDTRPPYTFWEMRMLGFQKGRGMRIDLALVNDPLVRRVSSAWVDRDARRGEGPSDHAPLVLDLTD comes from the coding sequence ATGCGCATCGCGACCTGGAACCTGAACTCGGTCAAGGCCCGGCTGCCACGGCTGCTGTCCTGGCTGGAGCTGCGCCAACCCGACGTCCTGCTGGTCCAGGAGACCAAGGCCACCGAGCAGTCCTGGCCGGCAGCGGAGCTCGAAGCCCAGGGTTATGAGTCGGCGCACCTGGGCAGCGGCCGGTGGAACGGGGTGGGCATCCTGTCCCGGGTCGGGCTGTCCGACGTCACCCGCGGGCTGCCCGGGCAGCCGTCCTTCGACGGGGCCGTGGAGGACCGCGCCCTCGGCGCGACCTGCGCCGGCATCAGGCTGTGGTCGCTCTACGTCCCGAACGGCCGGACGGTCGGCCACCAGCACTTCGAGTACAAGCTGCGGTTCCTCGACGCGGTCCGCGCCCAGTGCGCGGCGGAGCGGGCCGCGCTCGGCGCCGGCACGCCCTACGGGCTGCTCGGTGACTTCAACGTGGCGCCTCTGGACCAGGACGTCTGGGACATCGTCGCCTTCGACGGCTCCACCCACGTCAGCGCGCCCGAACGCGCCGCGGTCGCGGCCATCCAGCAGGCCAGCCCGACCGACCCGCTGGTGGACCTGATGCCGCGTGCCTCGATCGACCCCGAGGACACCCGGCCGCCCTACACCTTCTGGGAGATGCGGATGCTCGGCTTCCAGAAGGGCCGGGGCATGCGGATCGACCTGGCGCTGGTCAACGACCCGTTGGTCCGGCGGGTCTCCTCGGCGTGGGTCGACCGGGACGCCCGGCGGGGCGAGGGCCCGTCTGACCACGCGCCGCTGGTGCTGGACCTGACCGACTAG
- a CDS encoding phospholipase D-like domain-containing protein translates to MRRQVENGGLTVNAIAGSRAVFFGFDLSDEARDGCLGIALHREDLTAQKSRWLSGFKTFKSQVPAPALTAIYQTEAQPIQAMWWGDYTTEPGHRYRYTAVPRYGAPGKLTSRDSVSATVDITTNDPGTGAHGVYFNRGVAASQAYAAKFNAPPDKLPPDTRAAAMKWLSRGLHEALIAFITDDTSPSVAIRAAVYEFTEPTVLAAFAQAHAAGADVRIVYHADGEQGHRNEAAIQAAVQAVDFDRSVLIPRTRAQIAHNKFIIRADRRAGRGDDTIAPAQVWTGSTNLTQGGIFGHSNVGHVVRDPEVAQRFHDYWTQLSCDPARAVLKAWTDAHSPFDAGALATTGIHTLFSPRTAIDPLDWYATGFAASPSSTHITLPFGLDDDHFEARLAEAHTPGVLRFVLLNRRDNNQRVWSRDPLVQLAVGATGTPDSLSGWAAEHLTGFNEHVEYLHTKILLLGPLSRTPTTISGSANFSTASTTSNDENMLVITGDTDVADVYFTEYNRVFDHFYARWWAQRLTRRAPGAHDYLTEDASWQEPYWQRGNRKYAKRLLYSGNDSSGGPTDPDRD, encoded by the coding sequence GTGCGACGGCAAGTTGAGAACGGCGGGCTCACGGTCAATGCCATCGCCGGCAGTCGCGCGGTCTTCTTCGGCTTCGACCTCAGCGATGAGGCCAGGGACGGCTGCCTGGGAATCGCCTTGCACCGCGAGGATCTCACCGCTCAGAAGTCCCGTTGGCTGTCAGGGTTCAAGACCTTCAAGTCCCAGGTTCCGGCGCCGGCGCTGACCGCGATCTACCAGACCGAGGCCCAGCCGATCCAGGCCATGTGGTGGGGCGACTACACCACCGAGCCGGGACACCGGTACCGCTATACGGCCGTGCCGCGCTACGGCGCACCGGGAAAGCTGACCAGCAGGGACTCGGTCTCGGCCACGGTCGACATCACCACCAACGACCCGGGCACCGGCGCCCACGGCGTCTACTTCAACCGCGGGGTGGCGGCCAGCCAGGCCTACGCCGCCAAGTTCAACGCCCCGCCGGACAAGCTGCCGCCGGACACGCGCGCCGCGGCCATGAAGTGGCTGTCCCGCGGTCTGCACGAGGCGCTGATCGCCTTCATCACCGACGACACTTCGCCGTCGGTGGCGATCCGGGCCGCCGTCTACGAGTTCACCGAGCCGACCGTGCTGGCCGCGTTCGCGCAGGCGCATGCCGCAGGCGCCGACGTGCGCATCGTCTATCACGCAGACGGGGAGCAGGGGCACCGCAACGAGGCGGCGATCCAGGCGGCCGTGCAGGCGGTCGACTTCGACCGCTCGGTGCTGATCCCGCGCACCCGCGCCCAGATCGCGCACAACAAGTTCATCATCCGGGCCGACCGCCGGGCCGGCCGCGGTGACGACACGATCGCGCCGGCGCAGGTGTGGACCGGATCGACCAACCTCACCCAGGGCGGCATCTTCGGCCACTCCAACGTCGGGCACGTGGTCCGCGATCCCGAGGTGGCGCAGCGCTTCCACGACTACTGGACGCAGCTGTCATGCGATCCGGCCAGGGCGGTGCTGAAGGCCTGGACCGACGCCCACAGCCCTTTCGACGCCGGGGCGCTCGCCACCACGGGCATCCACACGCTGTTCAGCCCGCGCACCGCCATCGACCCGCTGGACTGGTATGCCACCGGCTTCGCCGCGTCGCCCTCGAGCACCCACATCACCCTGCCGTTCGGGCTGGACGACGATCACTTCGAGGCGCGGCTGGCCGAGGCCCACACACCCGGTGTGCTGCGCTTCGTGCTGCTCAACCGCCGCGACAACAACCAGCGCGTCTGGTCGAGGGACCCGCTGGTGCAACTCGCGGTGGGCGCCACCGGCACACCCGACTCGCTCAGCGGCTGGGCGGCCGAGCACCTGACAGGATTCAACGAGCACGTTGAGTACCTGCACACCAAGATCCTGCTGCTCGGCCCGCTCAGCCGGACGCCCACCACCATCTCGGGCTCGGCGAACTTCTCCACCGCCTCGACGACGAGCAACGACGAGAACATGCTGGTCATCACCGGTGACACCGACGTCGCCGATGTCTATTTTACCGAGTACAACAGGGTGTTCGACCACTTCTACGCCCGGTGGTGGGCTCAGCGGCTGACGCGGCGAGCTCCTGGCGCCCACGACTACCTGACCGAGGACGCCAGCTGGCAGGAGCCGTACTGGCAGCGAGGAAACCGGAAGTACGCCAAGCGGCTTCTCTACTCGGGCAATGACAGCAGCGGCGGGCCCACCGACCCCGATCGAGATTGA